From the genome of Cedecea lapagei, one region includes:
- the rsmG gene encoding 16S rRNA (guanine(527)-N(7))-methyltransferase RsmG, which yields MLTKLSRLLKEAGITLPEKQQQQLVGYVSLLDKWNKAYNLTSVRNPDEMLVRHILDSIVVEPHLQGNRFIDVGTGPGLPGIPLAIVRPDSHFTLLDSLGKRVRFLRQVQHELKLDNVTPVQSRVEEFPAEPPFDGVISRAFASLSDMVNWCHHLPGENGRFYALKGVRPDEEIAELPAGFSVENIVKLNVPSLEGERHLVLIKANKL from the coding sequence GTGCTGACTAAATTATCTCGCCTGCTGAAAGAAGCCGGCATCACCTTACCTGAAAAGCAGCAGCAGCAGCTGGTGGGCTACGTTTCGCTGCTCGACAAATGGAACAAGGCTTACAACCTCACTTCGGTGCGTAATCCCGATGAGATGCTGGTGCGACATATTCTGGACAGCATTGTGGTTGAGCCGCATTTACAGGGAAACCGGTTTATCGACGTGGGCACAGGCCCTGGTCTTCCTGGCATCCCGCTGGCTATTGTGCGTCCGGATTCGCATTTCACCCTGCTGGACAGCCTCGGTAAACGGGTACGTTTCCTGCGTCAGGTGCAACACGAGCTGAAGCTGGATAACGTTACGCCGGTACAAAGCAGGGTGGAAGAGTTCCCGGCAGAGCCGCCGTTTGACGGCGTTATTAGCCGTGCTTTTGCCTCGTTAAGCGATATGGTGAACTGGTGCCACCATCTGCCCGGCGAGAACGGTCGGTTCTACGCGTTGAAAGGGGTACGTCCGGATGAAGAGATCGCCGAACTGCCCGCTGGATTCAGCGTTGAAAATATCGTCAAACTCAACGTGCCGAGCCTGGAAGGGGAGAGGCATTTGGTGCTGATTAAGGCAAACAAACTTTAA
- the atpB gene encoding F0F1 ATP synthase subunit A, with product MSAGEISTPQEYIGHHLNNLQLDLRTFSLVDPHNPPATFWTLNIDSMFFSVFLGLVFLVLFRKVAKTATSGVPGKFQTFIELIIGFVHGSVKDMYHGKSKVIAPLALTIFVWVFLMNLMDLLPIDLLPYIGEHIFGLPALRVVPSADVNITLSMALGVFVLILFYSIKMKGIGGFTKELTLQPFNHWAFIPVNLILEGVSLLSKPVSLGLRLFGNMYAGELIFILIAGLLPWWSQWILNVPWAIFHILIITLQAFIFMVLTIVYLSMASEEH from the coding sequence ATGTCTGCAGGAGAAATCTCTACACCGCAGGAGTATATAGGTCACCACCTGAATAACCTTCAGCTGGACCTGCGTACTTTCTCGCTGGTGGATCCGCATAACCCCCCGGCCACCTTCTGGACGCTCAACATCGACTCCATGTTCTTCTCAGTCTTTCTGGGTCTGGTGTTTCTGGTGCTGTTCCGTAAAGTGGCGAAAACCGCAACCAGCGGCGTTCCGGGTAAATTTCAGACCTTTATTGAGCTGATTATTGGCTTTGTTCATGGCAGTGTGAAAGACATGTACCATGGCAAAAGCAAGGTTATCGCTCCACTCGCCCTGACGATTTTCGTCTGGGTCTTCCTGATGAACTTGATGGACCTGCTGCCTATCGATCTGCTGCCCTATATCGGTGAGCATATCTTTGGCCTGCCAGCCCTGCGTGTGGTGCCGTCTGCGGACGTGAATATCACCCTCTCTATGGCGCTGGGCGTGTTTGTCCTCATTCTGTTCTACAGCATCAAAATGAAAGGCATTGGCGGCTTCACGAAAGAGCTGACGCTGCAGCCGTTCAATCACTGGGCATTTATTCCTGTCAACTTAATCCTTGAAGGGGTAAGCCTGCTGTCCAAACCTGTATCGCTGGGTCTGCGACTGTTCGGCAACATGTATGCCGGTGAGCTGATTTTCATTCTGATTGCTGGTCTGTTGCCGTGGTGGTCACAGTGGATTCTGAATGTGCCATGGGCCATTTTCCACATCCTGATCATTACGCTGCAAGCCTTCATCTTCATGGTTCTGACGATCGTCTATCTGTCGATGGCGTCTGAAGAACATTAA
- the atpF gene encoding F0F1 ATP synthase subunit B — translation MNINATILGQAIAFVLFVLFCMKYVWPPLMAAIEKRQKEIADGLASAERAQKDLDLAQANATDQLKKAKAEAQVIIEQANKRRAQILDEAKTEAEQERNKIVAQAQAEIDAERKRAREELRKQVALLAIAGAEKIIERSVDEAANSDIVDKLVAEL, via the coding sequence GTGAACATTAACGCAACAATCCTCGGCCAGGCCATCGCGTTTGTCCTGTTTGTTCTGTTCTGCATGAAGTATGTATGGCCGCCTTTAATGGCAGCCATCGAGAAGCGTCAAAAAGAAATTGCTGACGGTCTCGCTTCTGCTGAACGTGCTCAAAAGGACCTTGACCTTGCACAGGCCAACGCGACCGACCAGCTGAAAAAAGCCAAAGCGGAAGCTCAGGTGATTATTGAGCAGGCGAACAAACGCCGTGCCCAGATCCTTGATGAAGCGAAAACTGAGGCAGAGCAGGAACGTAATAAAATCGTTGCACAGGCTCAGGCAGAAATCGACGCTGAGCGTAAACGCGCTCGTGAAGAGCTGCGTAAGCAGGTCGCTCTGCTGGCAATTGCCGGTGCCGAGAAGATAATCGAACGTTCCGTAGATGAAGCTGCTAACAGCGACATCGTCGATAAACTGGTCGCTGAACTGTAA
- the atpA gene encoding F0F1 ATP synthase subunit alpha gives MQLNSTEISELIKQRIAQFNVVSEAHNEGTIVSVSDGIIRVHGLADCMQGEMISLPGNRYAIALNLERDSVGAVVMGPYADLAEGMKVKCTGRILEVPVGRGLLGRVVNTLGAPIDGKGPVDNDGFSPIEVIAPGVIERQSVDQPVQTGYKSVDAMIPIGRGQRELIIGDRQTGKTAMAIDAIINQRDSGIKCVYVAIGQKASTISNVVRKLEEHGALSNTIVVVATASESAALQYLAPYAGCAMGEYFRDRGEDALIVYDDLSKQAVAYRQVSLLLRRPPGREAFPGDVFYLHSRLLERASRVNAEYVEAFTKGEVKGKTGSLTALPIIETQAGDVSAFVPTNVISITDGQIFLETNLFNSGIRPAVNPGISVSRVGGAAQTKIIKKLSGGIRTALAQYRELAAFSQFASDLDEATRKQLSHGQKVTELLKQKQYAPMSVAQQGLVLFAAERGYLEDVELAKIGSFEAALLAYADRDHAPLMQEINQTGGYNDEIEGKLKGILDSFKATQSW, from the coding sequence ATGCAACTGAATTCCACCGAAATCAGCGAACTGATCAAGCAGCGCATTGCTCAGTTCAATGTTGTGAGTGAAGCTCACAACGAAGGTACTATTGTTTCTGTAAGTGACGGTATTATCCGCGTTCACGGCCTGGCCGATTGTATGCAGGGTGAGATGATTTCCCTGCCGGGAAACCGTTACGCTATCGCACTGAACCTGGAGCGCGACTCCGTAGGTGCTGTAGTGATGGGTCCATACGCTGACCTTGCCGAAGGCATGAAGGTTAAGTGTACTGGCCGTATTCTGGAAGTGCCGGTTGGCCGTGGCCTGCTGGGCCGCGTGGTGAACACCCTGGGTGCGCCAATCGACGGTAAAGGTCCGGTTGATAACGATGGCTTTTCGCCAATCGAAGTTATCGCTCCGGGCGTTATCGAACGTCAGTCCGTCGACCAGCCGGTTCAGACCGGTTATAAATCTGTCGATGCGATGATTCCAATCGGCCGTGGCCAGCGTGAGCTGATCATCGGTGACCGTCAGACCGGTAAAACCGCGATGGCAATCGATGCCATCATCAACCAGCGTGACTCCGGCATTAAATGTGTGTACGTGGCTATCGGCCAGAAAGCGTCCACCATCTCTAACGTGGTTCGTAAACTGGAAGAGCACGGCGCGCTGTCTAACACCATCGTTGTTGTGGCAACCGCTTCTGAATCCGCTGCGCTGCAATACCTGGCGCCATACGCCGGTTGCGCTATGGGCGAATACTTCCGTGACCGCGGTGAAGATGCGCTGATCGTATACGATGACCTGTCTAAACAGGCCGTTGCTTATCGTCAGGTTTCCCTGCTGCTTCGTCGTCCACCAGGCCGTGAAGCGTTCCCGGGCGACGTGTTCTACCTCCACTCCCGTCTGCTGGAGCGCGCATCCCGCGTTAACGCGGAATACGTGGAAGCTTTCACCAAAGGTGAAGTTAAAGGTAAAACCGGCTCCCTGACCGCTCTGCCGATCATCGAAACCCAGGCGGGTGACGTTTCTGCGTTCGTTCCGACCAACGTAATCTCCATTACCGATGGTCAGATCTTCCTGGAAACCAACCTGTTTAACTCCGGTATTCGTCCGGCGGTTAACCCAGGTATTTCGGTATCCCGTGTTGGTGGTGCTGCTCAGACCAAGATCATCAAGAAACTGTCCGGTGGTATCCGTACCGCACTGGCACAGTATCGTGAACTGGCTGCGTTCTCTCAGTTCGCATCCGATCTGGACGAAGCAACCCGTAAACAGCTGAGCCACGGTCAGAAAGTGACCGAGCTGCTGAAACAGAAACAGTATGCCCCAATGTCTGTTGCACAGCAGGGCCTGGTACTGTTCGCGGCTGAACGCGGTTACCTCGAAGACGTGGAACTGGCGAAAATCGGTAGCTTCGAAGCCGCTCTGCTGGCTTACGCTGACCGTGATCACGCTCCGCTGATGCAAGAAATTAACCAGACCGGTGGCTATAACGACGAGATCGAAGGCAAGCTGAAAGGCATCCTCGACTCCTTTAAAGCAACCCAGTCCTGGTAA
- the atpE gene encoding F0F1 ATP synthase subunit C, producing the protein MENLNMDLLYMAAAVMMGLAAIGAAIGIGILGGKFLEGAARQPDLIPLLRTQFFIVMGLVDAIPMIAVGLGLYVMFAVA; encoded by the coding sequence ATGGAAAACCTGAATATGGATCTGCTGTACATGGCTGCCGCTGTGATGATGGGTCTGGCGGCAATCGGTGCTGCGATCGGTATCGGCATCCTCGGGGGCAAATTCCTGGAAGGCGCTGCACGCCAACCAGATCTGATTCCACTGCTGCGTACTCAGTTCTTTATCGTAATGGGTCTGGTGGATGCAATCCCAATGATCGCTGTTGGTCTGGGTCTGTACGTGATGTTCGCCGTCGCATAG
- the atpG gene encoding F0F1 ATP synthase subunit gamma, with the protein MAGAKEIRSKIASVQNTQKITKAMEMVAASKMRKSQDRMAASRPYADTMRKVIGHLANGNLEYKHPYLEERDVKRVGYLVVSTDRGLCGGLNINLFKKVLADMKEWTDKGVQSELAMIGSKGVSFFNSVGGNVVAQVTGMGDTPSLSELIGPVKVMLQAYDEGRLDKLYVVSNKFVNTMSQVPTITQLLPLPASEDEDLKRKSWDYLYEPDPKALLDTLLRRYVESQVYQGVVENLASEQAARMVAMKAATDNGGSLIKELRLVYNKARQASITQELTEIVGGASAV; encoded by the coding sequence ATGGCCGGCGCAAAAGAGATACGTAGTAAGATCGCAAGCGTCCAGAACACGCAGAAGATCACCAAAGCGATGGAGATGGTCGCCGCTTCCAAAATGCGTAAATCGCAGGATCGCATGGCGGCCAGCCGTCCTTATGCAGATACCATGCGCAAAGTGATTGGTCACCTTGCCAACGGTAATCTGGAATATAAGCACCCATACCTGGAAGAACGCGACGTTAAGCGCGTGGGCTACCTGGTGGTGTCGACCGATCGTGGTTTGTGCGGCGGTTTGAACATTAACCTGTTCAAAAAAGTGCTGGCGGATATGAAAGAGTGGACCGATAAGGGCGTTCAGAGCGAACTCGCGATGATCGGCTCCAAAGGCGTCTCTTTCTTCAACTCCGTTGGCGGCAACGTGGTTGCTCAGGTGACCGGCATGGGAGATACCCCTTCCCTGTCCGAACTGATCGGCCCGGTGAAGGTGATGCTGCAGGCCTACGACGAAGGTCGTCTGGACAAGCTGTACGTTGTCAGCAACAAATTTGTCAACACCATGTCTCAGGTTCCGACCATCACTCAGCTGCTGCCGTTACCGGCATCAGAAGATGAGGATCTGAAGCGTAAATCCTGGGACTACCTGTACGAACCGGATCCGAAAGCGCTGCTGGACACCCTGCTGCGTCGTTATGTCGAATCGCAGGTTTATCAGGGCGTCGTAGAAAACCTGGCCAGTGAGCAGGCCGCACGTATGGTGGCGATGAAAGCCGCAACCGATAACGGCGGTAGCCTGATTAAAGAGCTGCGGTTGGTCTACAACAAAGCTCGTCAGGCAAGCATTACTCAGGAACTTACCGAAATCGTCGGTGGCGCGTCCGCGGTTTAA
- the atpI gene encoding F0F1 ATP synthase subunit I, whose product MSVSLLSKNVARRLLFIQLLAVLATGLLFCLKDPTWGASAIAGGMAVWLPNVLFMIFAWRHQAHTPSKGRVAWTFAIGEVLKVIATFIILVVALAYFKAVVLPLIVTWVSVLVVQILAPAVINNKG is encoded by the coding sequence ATGTCTGTGTCGCTCTTGAGTAAGAACGTAGCTCGTAGGCTTCTGTTCATCCAACTTCTGGCTGTATTAGCAACTGGACTGCTTTTTTGCCTTAAAGACCCCACCTGGGGCGCCTCCGCTATCGCGGGGGGCATGGCAGTTTGGCTGCCAAATGTGCTGTTTATGATTTTTGCCTGGCGCCATCAGGCGCATACACCCTCAAAAGGCCGCGTGGCCTGGACATTCGCCATCGGCGAAGTGTTGAAGGTGATTGCGACCTTTATCATTCTGGTGGTGGCGCTGGCGTACTTTAAGGCGGTGGTATTGCCGCTAATAGTGACGTGGGTTTCGGTGCTGGTTGTGCAGATACTCGCACCAGCTGTAATTAACAACAAAGGGTAA
- the atpH gene encoding F0F1 ATP synthase subunit delta, producing the protein MSEFVTVARPYAKAAFDFAVEHQSVDRWQNMLAFAAEVTKNEQMEELLSGALAPETLADSFIAICGEQLDTNGQNLIKVMADNGRLKALPDVLEQFAHLRALSEAIAEVQVTSAAELSNEQLANITTAMEKRLSRKVKLNCKIDKSVMAGVIIQSGDMVIDGSVRGRLERLADVLQS; encoded by the coding sequence ATGTCTGAATTTGTTACTGTAGCTCGCCCCTACGCCAAAGCAGCTTTTGACTTTGCCGTCGAACACCAGAGCGTAGACCGCTGGCAGAACATGCTGGCGTTTGCTGCCGAGGTAACGAAAAACGAACAAATGGAAGAGCTCCTTTCCGGTGCACTGGCACCTGAAACGCTCGCAGATTCGTTCATCGCCATTTGCGGCGAGCAGCTGGACACCAACGGCCAGAACCTGATTAAGGTGATGGCTGATAACGGTCGTTTAAAAGCGCTCCCGGATGTTCTTGAGCAGTTTGCGCATTTACGCGCGCTGAGTGAAGCGATTGCAGAGGTTCAGGTAACCTCTGCGGCTGAACTGAGTAATGAGCAACTCGCGAACATCACGACCGCAATGGAAAAACGTCTGTCACGCAAAGTTAAGCTGAATTGCAAAATCGATAAGTCTGTTATGGCGGGCGTTATCATCCAGTCGGGTGATATGGTCATTGACGGTAGCGTACGCGGCCGTCTTGAACGCCTTGCAGACGTCTTGCAGTCTTAA